A single genomic interval of Camelina sativa cultivar DH55 chromosome 11, Cs, whole genome shotgun sequence harbors:
- the LOC104728026 gene encoding F-box/kelch-repeat protein At5g49000-like — MGINPSVEQSMKGRISVIRELTPCHNKKTKNKTKKKKEVCGLWSLPDEVVVNCLAQLSRLDLAALAIASKSHRSLVVSSDVKDLRWQMGCVEQYLYVCLHIFPEPSPRWFIFHPMQRCLKPIHMDLYDQAPTSASAFVPMSYGIYIIGGLVDGKPTSEVSYFNCFKHKWYLLPPMKMARASPSASLMLTDSGGCKIYVFGGLGDDVADSSNWAEVYDISTQTWDFLFVFTPKMPLTIQQSVLMISKEEEEVYVVDEDGQNFSFSPSKCMFVAKGKTDSMPGYIY, encoded by the coding sequence ATGGGAATTAATCCTTCCGTTGAACAGTCAATGAAAGGAAGAATTAGTGTGATCCGGGAATTGACGCCATGTCACAATAAAAAGACGAAGaataaaacgaagaagaagaaggaggtttGTGGGTTATGGTCGTTGCCAGATGAGGTGGTTGTAAACTGCTTAGCTCAGTTGTCGAGATTGGACCTCGCGGCTTTAGCTATCGCCTCCAAGAGTCACCGGTCACTGGTGGTTTCCTCTGATGTCAAGGACTTGAGATGGCAGATGGGTTGCGTCGAGCAATATCTCTACGTATGCTTGCACATCTTTCCAGAACCAAGCCCACGCTGGTTTATCTTCCACCCCATGCAACGTTGCCTGAAACCCATCCATATGGACTTGTATGATCAGGCTCCGACATCAGCCTCCGCTTTCGTGCCGATGTCTTATGGGATTTATATCATCGGTGGACTCGTAGACGGCAAGCCCACTTCGGAAGTCTCGTATTTCAATTGTTTCAAGCACAAATGGTACCTCCTGCCGCCCATGAAGATGGCACGTGCTTCCCCATCTGCAAGCCTGATGTTGACAGACTCAGGCGGCTGCAAGATATATGTGTTTGGAGGGCTCGGGGATGATGTAGCTGATTCCTCAAACTGGGCAGAGGTGTACGACATCTCCACCCAAACTTGggattttttgtttgtgtttacgCCCAAGATGCCCCTCACTATCCAACAAAGCGTCTTGATGATTAgtaaagaggaggaggaggtttaCGTAGTGGATGAGGATGGTCAAAACTTCTCCTTTTCACCAAGTAAATGTATGTTTGTGGCAAAGGGTAAAACAGATTCCATGCCAGGATACATTTACTGA
- the LOC104723557 gene encoding DEAD-box ATP-dependent RNA helicase 1-like, which translates to MGRDKEDAAEREIDSVVPWMRAPIDVSNVETCALETLPCLNPRLKKALEEMGISSLFPVQVSVWHETIGPGGFERDICVNSPTGSGKTLSYALPIVQILASRPVRCLRALVVLPTRDLALQVKDVFDAIAPAVGLTVGSAVGQSSIAGEISQLIKTPKLDAGICFDPDDLSQNLESAVDILVATPGRLMDHINNTKGFTLEHLRYLVVDETDRLLREAYQSWLPTVLQLTQASDDGLFPTAFVPSAFGALQTVRRQSVERGFKGKPYPRLVKMVLSATLTQNPSKLIQLDLHHPLFMTTGGSRYRLPEKLECLRLICETGMKPVYLVALLKSWEGEKCIIFTSSVETTRRLCKLLNFFGDANIKAKEYSGGLNQSVRSKELKAFRKGDIQVLVASDALTRGMDVKGVTNVINYDMPPFAKTFIHRAGRTARAGQAGRCFTLLSNHEVRRFSKLLKKVGSDSCPIYPISPTSLDSIRATYTPSFLVSALEKLKELVESEAPKKGRQAFRHNSRTGNSQTKFNKTTSDT; encoded by the exons ATGGGAAGAGATAAAGAGGATGCGGcggagagagagattgattctGTTGTTCCATGGATGAGAGCTCCGATTGACGTCAGCAATGTCGAAACCTGTGCTCTCGAAACCCTCCCTTGCCTTAATCCCAG GTTGAAGAAAGCATTGGAGGAGATGGGTATCTCTTCACTTTTTCCAGTGCAAGTTTCAGTTTGGCATGAGACAATAGGGCCAGGTGGTTTCGAAAGAGACATCTGTGTTAACTCTCCAACAGGAAGTGGCAAGACTCTCTCTTATGCTTTACCAATTGTGCAGATCCTTGCTTCTCGTCCTGTGAGATGCCTCCGTGCTTTAGTCGTTTTGCCCACTCGTGATTTAGCTTTGCAG GTTAAGGATGTGTTTGATGCTATAGCTCCAGCTGTGGGATTAACTGTTGGTTCAGCTGTGGGTCAATCTTCTATAGCTGGTGAAATCTCACAGCTCATCAAGACACCTAAACTCGATGCGGGGATATGCTTTGATCCTGACGATCTTTCCCAAAACCTTGAGAGTGCTGTGGACATATTGGTAGCAACACCAGGAAGGCTGATGGATCATATCAACAACACCAAGGGCTTTACTCTTGAGCATTTGCGTTACCTT GTTGTTGATGAAACCGACAGATTGCTAAGGGAGGCTTATCAATCATGGCTACCAACTGTTCTGCAACTGACTCAGGCATCTGACGATGGCCTATTTCCTACAGCGTTTGTTCCTTCTGCTTTTGGTGCTCTGCAGACTGTTCGTAGACA AAGTGTGGAAAGAGGTTTCAAGGGTAAACCATATCCAAGGTTGGTGAAGATGGTATTATCAGCTACATTGACGCAGAATCCAAGCAAGCTTATTCAGCTTGACCTGCATCATCCGTTATTCATGACAACTGGAGGAAGCCGATACAGACTACCCGAGAAGTTGGAATGCCTTAGACTG ATTTGCGAAACCGGGATGAAGCCTGTATATTTAGTTGCTCTCCTAAAATCATGGGAAGGTGAAAAGTGTATCATCTTCACATCCTCCGTAGAGACAACTCGTCGTCTATGCAAGTTACTCAACTTTTTCGGTGACGCAAACATAAAAGCAAAAGAGTATTCAGGTGGTCTGAACCAATCAGTTCGAAG CAAAGAATTAAAGGCCTTTAGAAAAGGCGATATCCAAGTTCTTGTTGCGTCGGATGCTCTAACACGTGGAATGGATGTTAAAGGGGTAACAAATGTCATAAACTATGATATGCCTCCTTTTGCAAAGACCTTCATCCATCGTGCTGGGCGGACAGCTAGAGCAGGCCAGGCTGGGCGGTGCTTCACATTGCTGAGTAATCATGAG gtAAGGCGTTTCTCAAAGCTCCTGAAGAAAGTTGGGAGTGATTCATGTCCTATCTATCCGATCTCCCCCACTTCATTAGATTCCATCCGTGCCACTTACACACCG TCATTTCTCGTTTCAGCTCTAGAGAAGCTCAAGGAGTTGGTTGAGTCAGAAGCACCCAAGAAAGGAAGACAAGCTTTTAGGCACAATTCAAGAACCGGAAACTCCCAAACCAAATTCAACAAAACGACATCAGACACATAG